A DNA window from Microcystis aeruginosa NIES-843 contains the following coding sequences:
- a CDS encoding magnesium chelatase subunit H — protein sequence MFTHVKSTIRHIVPDALNGRSLVKVVYVVLEPQYQSALSSAVREINSNNPKLAIEISGYLIEELRDGENYRNFQEDVAKANIFIASLIFIEDLADKVVAAVSPHRDQLDAAIVFPSMPQVMRLNKLGSFSMAQLGQSKSVIANFMKKRRENSGAGFQDAMLKLLRTLPQVLKYLPMEKAQDARNFMLSFQYWLGGSAENLENFLLMLADKYVFDNKDDSVVYKEPVVYPDLGIWHPLSMKMFEDVKEYFTWYNNRSDIADDLKDPLAPCVGLILQRTHLVTGDDAHYVALVQEFESMGARVLPVFAGGLDFSKPVEEYFWDKSLKGVEAVAIVDTVISLTGFALVGGPARQDHPKAIESLKRLNRPYMCALPLVFQTTQEWEESDLGLHPIQVALQIAIPELDGAIEPIILSGRDGATGKAIALQDRVEAIAQRALKWANLRKKPKLNKKVAITVFSFPPDKGNVGTAAYLDVFGSIYEVMQALQNNGYDLQDLPASPKELMEAVIHDAQAQYHSPELNIAYRMSVPEYERLTPYSVRLEENWGPPPGHLNSDGQNLLIYGKEFGNVFIGVQPTFGYEGDPMRLLFSRSASPHHGFAAYYTYLNQVWKADAVLHFGTHGSLEFMPGKQMGMSGECYPDNLIGMIPNLYYYAANNPSEATIAKRRSYAETISYLTPPAENAGLYKGLKELSELIGSYQTLKDSGRGVQIVNTIVDKCFLVNLDKDISLPDVDTAHLSQEERDNIVGSVYRKLMEIESRLLPCGLHVIGKPPSALEAVATLVNIASLDREEDDLLSLPRIIANSIGRDLEEVYRNSDRGVLEDVELLQNITLGTRAAVAALVKSQTDAEGRVSMLSKLNFLNIGKKSPWIETLQEMGYPKVDPVALKPLFEYLEFCLEQVCADNELGALLKALEGEYVLPGPGGDPIRNPGVLPTGKNIHALDPQSIPTLAAVKSAKIVVDRLLERQKLDNGGKYPETIACVLWGTDNIKTYGESLAQILWMVGVRPLPDALGRVNKLELIPLEELGRPRIDVVVNCSGVFRDLFINQMNLLDQGVKMAAEANEPMEMNYVRKHAMEQAKEMGLTVRQAATRIFSNASGSYSSNINLAVENSSWEDEKELQNMYLNRKGFAFDSDNPGMMADNRQLFEASLKTAEATFQNLDSSEISLTDVSHYFDSDPTKVVASLRDDGKKPAAYIADTTTANAQVRTLSETVRLDTRTKLLNPKWYEGMLSHGYEGVRELSKRLVNTMGWSATADAVDNWVYEDVNTTFIQDEEMCQRLMNLNPNSFRKMVGTLLEVNGRGYWETSQENLDRLQELYQEVEDRIEGIE from the coding sequence ATGTTCACTCACGTCAAGTCCACCATTCGTCACATAGTTCCCGACGCGTTGAATGGTCGATCGCTGGTCAAGGTGGTCTATGTCGTGCTAGAACCTCAGTACCAAAGTGCGCTGAGTAGTGCCGTCAGGGAAATCAACTCTAACAACCCAAAACTAGCGATCGAAATTAGTGGTTATTTAATCGAAGAACTGCGCGATGGGGAAAATTATCGCAATTTTCAGGAGGATGTAGCCAAAGCTAATATTTTCATTGCATCTCTCATCTTTATCGAAGATTTAGCCGATAAAGTCGTGGCCGCTGTCAGTCCCCATCGGGATCAATTAGACGCGGCGATTGTCTTTCCCTCTATGCCCCAGGTAATGCGCTTAAATAAGTTAGGCAGCTTTTCTATGGCACAATTGGGACAGTCTAAGAGTGTCATCGCTAATTTTATGAAAAAGCGCAGGGAAAACTCTGGCGCTGGTTTCCAAGATGCGATGTTAAAGTTATTGCGAACCTTACCGCAAGTCCTGAAATACCTCCCCATGGAAAAAGCTCAGGACGCACGCAACTTTATGTTAAGTTTCCAGTATTGGCTAGGAGGTTCCGCAGAAAATTTAGAGAACTTCCTGTTAATGTTGGCCGATAAGTACGTCTTCGACAACAAAGATGACAGCGTAGTTTACAAAGAACCGGTAGTTTATCCGGATCTGGGTATCTGGCATCCTTTATCCATGAAAATGTTCGAGGATGTCAAGGAATACTTCACTTGGTACAATAACCGCAGTGATATTGCCGATGACCTCAAAGACCCCTTGGCTCCCTGTGTTGGCTTAATTTTACAGAGAACTCACCTCGTTACTGGTGATGACGCTCATTATGTCGCTCTCGTGCAGGAATTCGAGTCTATGGGTGCGCGAGTCCTTCCCGTTTTTGCTGGGGGATTAGATTTTTCTAAACCGGTAGAAGAATACTTCTGGGATAAAAGCTTAAAAGGAGTGGAAGCGGTTGCTATCGTTGACACAGTAATTTCCCTGACGGGATTTGCTTTAGTGGGAGGTCCAGCGCGACAAGATCACCCGAAAGCGATAGAATCCTTAAAACGTCTCAATCGTCCCTATATGTGCGCGTTACCGCTAGTTTTCCAAACCACCCAGGAATGGGAAGAAAGCGATTTAGGTTTACACCCGATTCAAGTGGCGCTACAGATTGCTATTCCGGAATTAGACGGTGCGATCGAACCTATTATCTTATCGGGCCGGGATGGGGCCACGGGTAAAGCGATCGCTTTACAGGATCGGGTAGAAGCGATCGCTCAACGGGCGCTAAAATGGGCTAACCTAAGAAAGAAACCGAAACTGAATAAAAAGGTCGCCATCACGGTCTTTAGTTTCCCCCCCGATAAAGGGAATGTGGGAACTGCAGCCTATCTAGATGTGTTCGGTTCTATCTACGAGGTGATGCAAGCGTTACAAAATAATGGTTATGACTTGCAGGACTTACCCGCATCTCCGAAAGAACTGATGGAAGCGGTGATCCATGATGCTCAAGCACAATACCATAGTCCGGAGCTAAATATCGCCTATCGGATGTCTGTACCTGAATACGAGCGTTTAACCCCCTATTCCGTCCGTTTAGAGGAAAATTGGGGACCACCACCGGGACACCTCAACAGTGATGGACAAAATCTATTAATCTACGGCAAAGAATTCGGTAATGTCTTTATTGGGGTTCAACCTACCTTCGGTTATGAGGGGGATCCCATGCGTCTGCTCTTTTCTCGTTCTGCTAGTCCCCACCACGGTTTTGCAGCCTACTATACCTATCTCAATCAAGTCTGGAAAGCAGACGCGGTTCTTCATTTTGGCACCCACGGTTCCCTAGAATTTATGCCGGGGAAACAGATGGGAATGTCTGGAGAATGCTACCCCGATAACCTCATCGGGATGATTCCCAACCTCTACTATTATGCCGCTAATAACCCCAGCGAAGCGACGATCGCTAAACGTCGCAGTTATGCGGAAACCATCTCCTATCTCACTCCCCCCGCAGAAAATGCCGGACTCTACAAAGGGTTAAAAGAACTAAGCGAGTTGATCGGTTCCTACCAAACCCTGAAAGATAGTGGGCGTGGGGTGCAAATTGTCAATACCATTGTCGATAAATGTTTCTTAGTCAATCTTGACAAAGATATAAGTTTACCTGATGTTGATACCGCCCATCTCAGTCAAGAGGAACGGGATAATATTGTCGGTTCGGTCTATCGTAAACTGATGGAAATTGAATCGCGTTTACTTCCCTGCGGACTTCACGTTATCGGGAAACCCCCCTCAGCGCTCGAAGCGGTGGCAACTTTGGTCAATATTGCCAGTTTAGACCGGGAAGAAGACGATTTACTCTCCTTACCCCGGATTATTGCCAACAGCATCGGCCGGGATCTAGAGGAAGTTTATCGCAATAGCGATCGAGGGGTGTTAGAGGATGTGGAATTACTGCAAAACATCACCCTAGGGACTCGCGCTGCCGTTGCCGCTTTAGTCAAGTCCCAAACCGACGCGGAAGGTCGGGTATCGATGCTTTCTAAGCTGAATTTCTTGAATATAGGCAAGAAATCGCCTTGGATCGAAACTTTACAGGAGATGGGTTATCCAAAAGTTGATCCGGTCGCATTAAAACCCCTGTTTGAATACCTAGAATTCTGTTTAGAACAGGTCTGTGCTGATAATGAATTAGGGGCCCTATTAAAAGCATTGGAAGGGGAATACGTTCTTCCCGGTCCTGGTGGCGACCCCATCCGTAACCCCGGAGTTTTACCGACGGGTAAAAATATCCACGCTTTAGATCCCCAGTCTATCCCGACCCTAGCGGCGGTAAAATCGGCTAAAATCGTGGTGGATCGCCTGTTAGAACGGCAAAAACTGGATAATGGCGGTAAATATCCCGAAACCATCGCTTGTGTTCTCTGGGGAACGGATAATATCAAAACTTATGGGGAATCCCTAGCACAAATTCTCTGGATGGTGGGGGTTCGTCCTCTTCCCGATGCTTTGGGACGGGTGAATAAATTGGAATTGATTCCCCTAGAGGAGTTAGGAAGACCGCGCATTGATGTGGTGGTCAACTGTTCTGGTGTCTTCCGGGATTTATTTATCAATCAGATGAACTTGCTTGACCAAGGCGTAAAAATGGCTGCGGAAGCAAACGAACCGATGGAGATGAATTATGTCCGTAAACACGCTATGGAACAAGCAAAAGAAATGGGTTTAACGGTTCGACAGGCAGCCACCCGCATCTTTTCTAATGCTTCCGGTTCCTATTCTTCTAATATCAATCTCGCGGTGGAAAATAGCAGTTGGGAAGATGAAAAAGAGTTACAGAATATGTATCTCAACCGCAAGGGTTTTGCTTTCGACTCGGATAATCCTGGGATGATGGCCGATAATCGTCAGTTGTTTGAAGCATCTTTAAAAACTGCGGAGGCAACTTTCCAAAACTTGGATTCCAGCGAGATTAGTTTAACCGATGTTTCCCACTATTTCGACTCGGATCCCACCAAAGTTGTCGCTAGTTTGCGCGATGATGGCAAAAAACCGGCGGCCTATATTGCCGATACTACCACCGCTAACGCTCAGGTGCGTACTTTATCGGAAACCGTGCGCTTGGATACCCGCACCAAGTTACTCAATCCCAAATGGTACGAGGGAATGTTAAGTCACGGTTACGAAGGAGTCCGAGAATTATCGAAGCGTTTGGTTAATACCATGGGATGGTCGGCAACTGCTGATGCGGTGGATAATTGGGTGTATGAAGATGTCAACACCACCTTTATTCAAGATGAGGAAATGTGTCAGCGTCTGATGAATCTCAATCCTAATTCTTTCCGCAAGATGGTGGGAACCCTGCTAGAAGTTAATGGTCGCGGTTACTGGGAAACTTCTCAAGAGAATTTAGACCGCTTACAGGAACTTTATCAAGAAGTGGAGGACCGCATCGAAGGAATCGAGTAG
- a CDS encoding HEPN domain-containing protein translates to MTELFASAAGRHLQDAKILLSKNRWDNAIYLAGYVVECAFKLLVEQYFKNDQRAAKKFGHDLKELEGKARERLGILYPRLEQQLPVSRIRGTVLGQNHPERRYYQSGYWTEDQANSAVECAEEIYRDIIPRLVLNGYISSKDI, encoded by the coding sequence ATGACCGAGTTATTTGCTAGTGCAGCGGGACGACATTTGCAAGATGCCAAAATTTTGCTGTCTAAAAACCGTTGGGACAATGCCATTTACCTAGCTGGTTATGTAGTAGAATGCGCTTTTAAGCTTTTAGTAGAACAGTATTTTAAAAATGATCAAAGAGCCGCTAAAAAATTCGGACATGATCTCAAGGAATTAGAAGGTAAAGCGAGGGAAAGATTAGGAATTCTCTATCCTCGTTTAGAGCAACAGTTACCAGTTTCTCGCATCCGGGGAACTGTTCTAGGGCAAAATCACCCAGAAAGAAGATATTATCAATCTGGATATTGGACTGAAGATCAGGCTAACTCGGCCGTTGAATGTGCTGAAGAAATTTATCGAGATATTATTCCCAGATTAGTGCTAAACGGTTATATTTCTAGTAAGGATATTTAA
- a CDS encoding KGGVGR-motif variant AAA ATPase produces MTIIRDVEGKIRLFLELKQENKIESNEENHLSTLLSEKLEYYYGHDIWWQKGEGDAYKALIDLIIAERVQTPWFDESASLKWYILERHLAKQAWTENKIGQQLPWDFEKVEKGYKPAIVSFFSFKGGVGRTTTIAATALTLARNGHRVAIVDLDLEAPGLATIFSEDFADNSGVMDYLLEKKVQKDKWKLSLKTITDLYLLGDEGEILKLLPAGNVDQDYLEKLARLDFQNIVNGQLQGILKQMLEEIERLNGPLDFILMDARAGFHDIGGLAITYFSHAVVIFGTESRQSWAGLTQVIQHLALSNPEDPLPLILVHALAPSLGTVGREIELRKFRETAYTIFQEKYDNYTGESFVPIVVPYDNSLRGDIALLTRDSTPEEKERLANLVKVMTDSPYQTIAEKLCQLFGRDVIINNR; encoded by the coding sequence GTGACTATTATTCGTGATGTTGAGGGAAAAATTCGCTTATTTCTAGAGTTAAAACAGGAAAACAAGATAGAATCAAACGAAGAAAACCATCTATCTACACTCCTGTCTGAAAAACTTGAGTATTACTATGGCCATGATATTTGGTGGCAAAAAGGAGAAGGAGATGCTTATAAAGCCCTGATTGATCTTATCATAGCTGAAAGAGTTCAGACACCTTGGTTCGATGAATCGGCAAGCTTGAAATGGTATATTCTAGAACGTCATCTGGCTAAACAAGCATGGACAGAGAATAAAATTGGGCAGCAATTGCCCTGGGATTTTGAAAAAGTTGAAAAAGGATATAAACCAGCTATTGTCTCCTTTTTTTCCTTCAAAGGAGGAGTTGGTCGCACCACTACTATTGCCGCTACTGCCTTAACTTTAGCGCGGAATGGTCATCGAGTCGCTATAGTTGATCTTGATTTAGAAGCTCCCGGTCTGGCCACAATTTTTTCTGAGGATTTTGCCGATAATTCTGGTGTCATGGACTATTTGCTAGAAAAGAAAGTTCAAAAAGACAAATGGAAACTGAGTTTAAAAACTATTACTGACTTGTATTTGTTAGGAGATGAAGGTGAAATATTAAAATTGCTACCAGCAGGAAATGTGGATCAAGATTATTTAGAAAAATTGGCTCGTTTAGACTTTCAAAATATTGTCAATGGTCAACTACAAGGCATTTTAAAACAAATGCTAGAAGAAATAGAAAGGTTAAACGGACCACTGGATTTTATTCTCATGGATGCAAGAGCAGGTTTTCATGATATTGGTGGTTTAGCTATTACTTATTTTTCCCATGCAGTGGTTATTTTTGGTACGGAATCTCGACAAAGTTGGGCAGGATTAACCCAAGTTATCCAACATTTAGCCCTATCTAACCCTGAGGATCCTTTACCATTAATTTTAGTTCATGCTCTCGCTCCATCTTTAGGAACAGTTGGCCGAGAAATAGAGTTACGAAAGTTTCGAGAAACCGCCTATACAATTTTCCAAGAAAAGTATGATAATTATACTGGTGAATCATTTGTCCCGATAGTTGTCCCTTACGATAATAGTCTGCGGGGGGATATTGCCCTCTTGACTCGTGACTCAACTCCAGAAGAAAAAGAGAGATTAGCAAATCTCGTGAAAGTTATGACCGATTCTCCTTATCAAACTATTGCTGAAAAGCTTTGTCAATTATTTGGACGTGATGTGATTATAAACAATCGGTAA
- a CDS encoding P-loop ATPase, Sll1717 family, whose product MAEFDKKKLLELMREIAPGKAAAEQESDNEEVFLKNFLPVVDYKRALEPSILLIQGGRGVGKTELFRLLAIPSGREALVNSLNIRGLAPLNQTRWMAGFGRTLKTEKRFPIPEIIEEEMQNATNLEWRSFWLGLILGVILQEKESDIASIIGQELDSNITTILQNRLSLLSEWRILVKDNFEHLNYVLDKLDERLITSDHWLFITYDELDRLLTTYNALANPIRELLAFWLDRSRRWERIRPKIFLRTDLFREEFLGFPDASKLQSHRLEWRPSWLYQLWIKRLANSAQEMRDYLQIIPNLIYESSTQLGWNVRSDEQLFQELIEIMIGKYMGASPKKGITYRWIPNHLQDTGGRIAPRSFLKLFDKAAAKRLEHFESFEQLTELYLLQPSDLQSALMDTSEDRIKELAQEEYPWLESLKTKLKGLEAPILKETFLEAVRSTHWSTEKQPPVKEPEEIMQYLIQLGVVESLLDGRINIPEIYLYGFQVKRRGGVKRPQ is encoded by the coding sequence ATGGCTGAATTCGATAAAAAAAAGTTACTGGAATTAATGAGAGAAATTGCTCCTGGAAAAGCAGCAGCCGAACAGGAAAGTGATAATGAAGAAGTATTTCTCAAAAATTTCTTGCCTGTGGTTGATTATAAACGGGCATTGGAACCAAGCATTTTATTAATTCAAGGTGGTCGGGGTGTGGGTAAAACAGAATTATTTCGTTTACTAGCCATTCCTTCTGGACGAGAAGCTTTAGTTAATAGTTTAAATATTCGAGGTCTTGCTCCTTTAAATCAGACCAGATGGATGGCAGGATTTGGTCGCACTCTCAAAACTGAAAAACGATTTCCGATACCAGAAATTATAGAAGAAGAAATGCAAAACGCTACTAATCTTGAATGGCGTAGTTTCTGGTTAGGATTGATTTTAGGTGTCATTTTACAGGAAAAAGAATCTGATATTGCCAGCATTATAGGTCAAGAATTAGATTCAAATATTACTACTATTCTTCAAAATAGGTTATCGCTTTTATCAGAATGGAGAATTTTAGTTAAAGATAATTTTGAACATCTAAATTATGTTCTTGACAAATTAGACGAACGATTAATTACTTCTGACCACTGGCTATTTATTACTTATGATGAATTAGATCGGTTATTGACTACTTATAATGCTCTAGCTAATCCGATTAGAGAATTATTAGCTTTTTGGCTCGATCGCTCTCGTCGTTGGGAGAGAATTCGACCAAAAATATTTCTTCGTACCGACCTATTTAGAGAGGAATTTTTGGGATTTCCTGATGCTTCTAAATTACAATCCCATCGGCTAGAATGGCGACCTTCTTGGCTCTATCAACTCTGGATTAAACGGTTAGCTAATTCGGCTCAAGAAATGAGAGACTATTTACAGATTATCCCTAATTTAATTTATGAAAGCTCAACCCAACTAGGATGGAATGTTAGAAGTGATGAACAATTATTTCAAGAATTAATCGAAATAATGATCGGTAAATATATGGGAGCTAGTCCTAAAAAAGGCATTACCTACCGATGGATACCTAATCATCTTCAGGATACTGGGGGTAGAATTGCTCCTCGCTCTTTTCTAAAATTATTCGACAAAGCGGCAGCCAAAAGATTAGAACATTTTGAAAGTTTTGAACAACTGACTGAGCTATACCTTCTACAACCCTCTGATCTCCAGAGTGCTTTAATGGATACTTCAGAGGATAGAATTAAAGAATTAGCACAGGAAGAATATCCTTGGTTAGAATCTCTAAAAACTAAGTTAAAAGGGTTAGAAGCTCCTATATTAAAAGAAACTTTTTTAGAGGCTGTGCGCTCAACTCACTGGAGTACTGAAAAACAACCTCCTGTTAAGGAACCTGAAGAAATTATGCAATATCTAATACAATTGGGTGTGGTGGAAAGTCTCCTCGATGGTCGAATTAATATACCTGAAATTTATCTATATGGGTTTCAAGTTAAACGTCGTGGTGGGGTTAAACGTCCTCAATAA
- a CDS encoding N-acetylmuramoyl-L-alanine amidase-like domain-containing protein has translation MFFNWITLPYLLINPVLIPLSIARSETILVQEVSDPNYQKLVQYAQNTQLDRLAMADIIQNMATQFLGAKYQAGLLDRSPTEKLFISLKEFDCVLFVETVLALSHNFALKNYQYSAFSQQVLNQRYRHGILDGYCSRLHYFSDWINDNQKRGNLENITHKLGGITLDKKLNFISKNRHLYPQLKTQSNYHCIQQLERQLESLSLTYIPTAKIKDIYPQLQAGDIIGVVTNIAGLDTTHTGLVYRFADGKIGLIHASPAGQVTIAKDLEKYITKVDKAIGIFVVRSLDPRNR, from the coding sequence ATGTTTTTTAATTGGATAACTTTACCCTATTTATTAATTAATCCTGTTTTAATTCCCTTGAGTATAGCTCGATCGGAAACTATTCTTGTTCAAGAAGTCAGCGATCCTAATTATCAAAAACTGGTGCAGTACGCCCAAAATACACAACTCGATCGCCTAGCCATGGCTGATATAATCCAGAATATGGCCACTCAATTTTTAGGAGCAAAATATCAAGCAGGATTACTCGATCGCTCTCCTACAGAAAAATTATTTATCTCTTTAAAAGAGTTTGATTGTGTCCTCTTTGTGGAAACAGTTCTCGCTTTGAGTCACAATTTTGCTTTAAAAAATTATCAGTATTCTGCTTTTAGTCAACAGGTTTTAAATCAACGTTATCGCCACGGTATTCTCGACGGTTATTGTAGTCGCCTGCATTACTTTTCCGATTGGATTAATGACAACCAAAAACGAGGCAATCTAGAAAATATTACTCACAAATTAGGAGGAATTACTCTTGACAAAAAGCTCAACTTTATCAGCAAAAACCGCCATCTATATCCCCAGTTAAAAACTCAAAGTAATTACCATTGTATTCAACAGTTAGAACGGCAATTAGAAAGCTTATCCTTAACCTATATTCCCACCGCTAAGATTAAAGATATTTATCCACAACTGCAAGCTGGCGATATTATCGGTGTCGTGACTAATATCGCTGGTTTAGATACCACCCATACCGGTCTAGTTTATCGCTTTGCCGATGGCAAAATTGGCTTAATTCATGCCTCTCCTGCTGGTCAAGTTACCATTGCTAAAGACCTAGAAAAATATATCACTAAAGTGGACAAAGCCATCGGTATTTTTGTCGTTCGTTCCCTTGATCCAAGAAATAGGTAG
- a CDS encoding hybrid sensor histidine kinase/response regulator has translation MGLSQDIKVLLIEDNLAEARLLKEILKGNEKKEFHLVNVSRLSEAISLLQQTNFDVILLDLTLPDSQGLQSLAPLLIKAPKLPIVVLTNTNDDNLALAALRQGAQDYLIKREVSLEILTRSLCYAIERKQMEEALRESNEALKMSVIERTNQLEKAQELNQLKTEFVSMLSHDFRNPLNKILLSAGLLEESRDRLTKDQQVSYFRMIRSAIKDMDQLLTEVLLIGRADSGRLYCQFDPVDLLDYCQKLVESFIVKPELQSAIIFQIKGSLERGLWDINLIKHILTNLLGNALKYSPEGNPVEFKIIVESEQVVFKIIDRGIGIPSKDQEHLFKPFYRGSNVDNIQGTGLGLAIVGRCVEAHKGQIYLESEEGKGTKITVILPIITDIEHLN, from the coding sequence ATGGGACTCTCGCAGGATATAAAAGTTCTTTTAATCGAGGATAATTTAGCCGAAGCTCGATTATTAAAGGAAATTCTTAAGGGTAATGAAAAAAAAGAATTTCATCTGGTTAATGTGTCAAGATTATCCGAGGCAATTTCTCTGTTACAACAAACAAATTTTGATGTAATTTTATTAGATCTAACTTTACCAGATAGTCAGGGTTTGCAATCCTTAGCTCCCCTTTTGATTAAGGCTCCGAAATTGCCGATCGTGGTTTTAACTAATACTAATGATGATAATTTAGCTTTGGCAGCACTGCGTCAGGGAGCGCAGGATTATTTAATTAAAAGAGAAGTAAGTTTAGAAATTTTAACTCGATCGCTATGTTATGCGATCGAGCGAAAACAGATGGAGGAAGCTTTACGAGAATCGAACGAAGCTTTAAAAATGAGCGTGATTGAACGCACTAATCAACTGGAAAAAGCTCAGGAATTAAATCAGTTAAAAACTGAATTTGTTTCCATGTTATCCCACGATTTTCGCAATCCTTTAAATAAAATTTTACTCTCGGCTGGATTATTAGAAGAAAGTCGCGATCGGTTGACAAAAGATCAGCAAGTTAGCTATTTTCGCATGATTCGATCGGCCATTAAAGACATGGATCAATTGCTCACAGAAGTGTTATTAATTGGCCGGGCCGATTCCGGGAGATTATACTGTCAATTTGATCCGGTGGATTTACTGGATTATTGTCAGAAATTGGTAGAATCTTTTATTGTTAAGCCGGAGCTGCAATCAGCAATTATTTTCCAAATTAAGGGCAGCTTAGAAAGAGGACTTTGGGATATAAATTTAATTAAACATATCTTGACAAATTTACTGGGAAATGCTCTCAAATATTCACCCGAAGGAAACCCCGTAGAATTTAAGATTATTGTCGAATCCGAGCAGGTAGTCTTTAAAATTATCGATCGAGGAATTGGTATTCCCAGCAAAGATCAAGAACATTTATTTAAACCTTTTTATCGCGGTAGCAATGTCGATAATATTCAAGGAACGGGATTAGGATTAGCCATTGTCGGACGCTGTGTGGAAGCGCACAAAGGACAAATTTACCTGGAAAGTGAGGAAGGAAAAGGCACAAAGATCACGGTGATTTTACCGATTATTACCGACATTGAACACCTAAATTGA
- a CDS encoding response regulator has product MSAGEDVPHKIILLVEDSKADIRLIQEALKTSTVPHELVIVRDGVNAMDYLRREGEYLDSPRPNLILLDLNLPRKDGREVLAEIKNDPSLKRIPVVVLTTSRNEEDIFYSYELHVNCYITKSRNLNDLFKIVKNIEAFWLETATLPGE; this is encoded by the coding sequence GTGAGCGCTGGCGAGGACGTGCCACACAAAATTATCTTATTAGTGGAGGACAGCAAAGCTGATATTCGCCTCATCCAAGAGGCATTAAAAACTAGCACCGTCCCGCACGAATTAGTTATCGTTAGGGATGGTGTCAACGCCATGGATTATCTGCGTCGAGAAGGGGAGTATCTCGATTCTCCCCGTCCTAATCTGATTCTTCTCGATCTGAATTTACCCAGAAAAGACGGACGGGAGGTATTAGCGGAAATAAAAAACGATCCCAGTTTAAAAAGAATTCCTGTGGTGGTTTTAACCACTTCTCGCAACGAGGAGGATATTTTTTATAGCTATGAACTGCACGTTAATTGTTATATAACCAAGTCGCGCAATCTCAACGATTTGTTCAAAATTGTCAAAAATATCGAGGCTTTTTGGTTAGAAACCGCTACTTTACCCGGGGAGTGA